TTAAAATATTGTTGTAAATATAATTATTTGTGTGGTGTACTTATTAAAACCTAAATAAACCTGGTTACTTTTCTTTTGTGAAATCAAAAAAAAGCACCCTAACCAAAATTGGTAGGGTGCTTTCTTAAACACTATCGTAAAAGTTCCGACCTGCGTCGGGATATGCGATTCACACACTTTCGTTTACAACGAAAAAGGTTATCTGCTTACTTTACTTCTTCGAAATCTACATCTTCTACATTATCTCCCTCTGCTGCATTTGCGCCTGCATCAGCAGTATCAGATCCCGGAGCTGCACCACCTTGTGTATCGGCTTGTGCTTTGTACATTTCTTCAGAAGCTACTTTCCAAGCTTCATTTATTTTATCTAATGCTGGTGTAATTAGCGCCAAATCTTTAGCCTCGTACGCTTTTTTCAATTCTTCCAAAGCGTCTTCAATTGGTTTTTTCTTATCATCCGATAATTTCTCACCAAATTCAGTTAATTGCTTTTCTGTTTGGAAAATCATGCCATCAGCTTCATTTAACTTATCAGCAGTTTCTTTTGCTTTTTTATCAGATTCCGCATTTGCTTCAGCATCCGCTTTCATTTTCTTGATTTCTTCTTCGGTCAAGCCTGAAGAAGCTTCAATTCTAATATCCTGGGTTTTATTGGTCGCTTTATCTGTTGCCGATACTTTGATGATACCGTTGGCATCAATATCAAAAGTAACTTCAATTTGTGGTACTCCACGTTGTGCTGGTGGAATTCCATCTAAATGAAAACGTCCAATGTTTTTGTTATCTGCTGCCATTGGTCTTTCTCCTTGCAACACATGAATTTCAACCGATGGTTGATTATCTGCTGCTGTAGAAAATACTTGTGACTTTTTAGTAGGTATCGTTGTATTGGCTTCAATTAGTTTTGTCATGACACCACCCATTGTTTCAATCCCTAAAGATAAAGGCGTAACGTCAAGTAATAATACATCTTTTACATCTCCTGTTAATACCCCTCCTTGAATGGCAGCACCTACCGCTACAACTTCATCTGGGTTTACTCCTTTTGAAGGTTTTTTACCAAAAAATTTCTCAACAGCTTCTTGTACTGCTGGAATTCTTGTTGAACCACCTACCAAAATAATCTCGTCAATATCACTCTTAGATAATCCTGCTGCTTTTAAGGCTGTAGCACAAGGCTCAATAGTTCTTTTTACTAAATCATCAATTAACTGGTTGAATTTTGCTAAAGTTAAGGTACGCACTAAGTGCTTTGGTCCACTTGAAGTAGCCGTTACATAGGGTAAGTTAATTTCAGTTTGGGCAGAAGAAGATAATTCTATTTTAGCTTTCTCTGCAGCCTCACGTAAACGTTGTAATGCCATGGCATCATCTCGTAAATCGATGCTTTCATCTTTCTTAAATTCGTCAGCTAACCAATCTATAATTTTCTGATCCACATCGTCACCACCTAAATGCGTGTCACCGTCTGTTGAAAGTACTTCAAAAACACCATCCCCTAATTCTAGAATGGAAACATCATGTGTACCACCTCCAAAATCAAAAACAACTATTTTTTGATCTGTGCTTTTCTTATCCATACCATAAGCCAAAGATGCAGCTGTTGGTTCATTGATAATACGCTCAACGGTTAAACCTGCAATTTCACCAGCCTCTTTAGTGGCCTGTCTTTGTGCATCGTTAAAATAGGCTGGAACAGTAATTACTGCTCTTGTCACTGTCTGACCCAAATAATCTTCTGCAGTCTTCTTCATTTTTTGAAGAATCATTGCTGATAATTCTTGTGGTGTATATAAACGACCATCAATATCCACTCTTGGTGTATCGTTGTCTCCTTTAACTACTTTATAAGGTACTCTCTTTGCCTCTGCACTAGACTCAGAAAATTTATTACCCATAAAACGTTTAATAGAATAAATCGTTTTTGTTGGGTTGGTAACAGCTTGTCTTTTGGCAGGATCTCCTACTTTGATCTCTCCACCTTCAACAAATGCAATTACCGATGGCGTTGTTCTTTTTCCTTCTGCATTTGGGATAACTACTGCTTCATTACCTTCCATTACAGAAACGCAAGAGTTTGTAGTTCCTAAATCTATTCCTATAATTTTACTCATGTTCTATTTTTATTTAATTATTAGTTTTTTATTTTACAATTCTCTAATAGTCAAACAATATGCCAAGCAAAAAAAACTGACAGGTTGTCATTTTTAATTTTAAAATAAAATAAATATCAGCACTATCTTGCCATGATTGGCATTATTAAAAAGTAAAATTCAGCGAGACAGTATGTAAAAAACTATTCAAATCCTAGACGATAGGTATTCAAGTCAAGGTAATTTTTAAACCTTAGAACTCATTCTTTTAATGGAGTAGCTATTTCTGATGAAGAGAGCTATAAACTTACAGCTTGAATTCTTAAAACCTGATGAGGTTCAAAAAAAAAATTAAGCTTTTTTTATTTTAGCTTTCTCCTCGATCCATTTTGACATGTACTTGGTACTTTGCAAGCTTTGATGTCGTAATAAGGAACCTATAAAATTAAATTCCCTATGTTTTTTTAAGTTCTTTAGAATTTTGCTAATTGTTGTTTCTAGTTCTTTTGACAAACGTACTGTATCAAAATTATTGGCTACTATTTGATAGCCGTTTTGTTGGGCCTTTAAGAATTGGTCTTTATCCGAATATAAGGAGACCGCTGCATTTGCAAATGCCGCCGTATCATTAGCGATTATTCCATTAAATGCTAAGCCATTGGTCATGCCTTCAACTCCTATGAACGTGGTAATACTAGGAGTGCCAAAGCACATGGCATCTAAAAGTTTTGCTTTTTGTCCCGCTCCAAAGCGCAAAGGTGCAAGGTTTATTCTGGCCTTCGTAAATGTACCTTCTAAATCTGTCGCAAAACCAGCTATATAAAAACCTTCTTTTGGTTGGTGCATTTCTTTAATTTGTTGCGATAAATAGGCTCCGTAAATAACTAATTTACTTTTTGGAAGCTGTTGATGAATCAAGGGCCAAATCTGAGTTTTTAACCATTTAACCGCATCTATATTAGGCGCATGTTTTCCATTCCCGATACACATAAAATCTCGACGTTCTTCAAAACTTGGATATGCATCTAGTACTTTTTTTGATGTTCTTTGCACCATAAAAGGCAAATGAAACACTATACTATCGTCAATTTTCAAAACATCCTTGAGTAAGCTTAATTCATAACTTGAAATGATTAAGGACATATCACATCTGTAAATACTTGCTACTTCTCTTTTGGTTGTATCGTTTTCAAGCCACGCTTGAATAGTAAATGGTATTTTATTTTTAAAAGCCTCTGAACGTGCAATTCTTAAACTATGCAAATCTTCGGTATCTAAAATTCGCAATGCCTTTGGTAGTTGTTCTGATACCCGCCAACCAAATTGCTCTTCAGTCAAAAAACGATCAAAAACAACAATAATAGGTGCCAAGTCACTAATAAAAACATCAAAACTTGAGCTATTTAACTCAATATGTTCCCTTTTAACGTTTAATTCTTCTAAAGCATAGGAGAGTTCGGTTTCTGCTGCTGAACTTGCAAAAACAACCTGATAACCAGTTGTTGAAAAGAAATTAATTAATTGCAGCATTCGAGTTCCAGCTCCTGTAGATGGCTCTGGCCAATGAACTCCGATAAACAGTACGGTACCCCTGTTTTGTTGCATTCTTATAATTTACTAGAAAACTTTTGAGAAATTTTTAAGCGTAATTTGCGCTCATAATCTTCGGCGAGCCATTCTTTATAATTTTTAGTATTATTCATGATACAATACGAATACAGTCGCACTCGGTACTCAATATCATCTTTTAATTTTTTCGCTAAAATTCGAGCGTCAAATACATCTTCACTATTTTCAATGCAGATTTTAGCATGTTGTTCAATACTTCGTTCTAAAACTAATTTAGACTTTAATCCTGCTGCGAAAACTTCTTTGTATTCTTTTTTAATATCGAAATTTAACTCTGTAGATTTTGAAAACTTAGCCTTTAACTCTTCCGGCATTTCATAAACAAATTCACGCTCAATATCCTCATCATTCTTAATATTTTCTAAATAAAAATCAGGAAACAGAAAAATTTCTTTCCAATTTATTGGCGCATTCCACATGCCGAAACGAGCCACATTATTTCCCATATCTATAACTTTAAAAGTATTTTTATTGGGTAATATACGTGACCCTCTACCAATCATCTGAAAATATAAGGTAAGCGATTTTGTAGCTCTGTTCAAAAGAATAGTTTCTACTGTTGGTTCATCAAAACCTGTGGTCAAAATGCTCACCGATGTTAAAATAGCATCTGGTGTTTTTGAAAACCAACTTAATATTTCCTTGCGCTCCGTTGCATTGTTTTTGTTGTCTAAATGACGAATATTATAACCTGCCTTTTTAAAGGTTTCATATACATAAAGCGAGGTATTTATACCATTATTAAAAATTAAAGTTTTAGTGCCTTTAGCGATATCTTCATAGGCAGAGACAAGCTTACTCAGCATATTGAAGTTCCCGTACAATTCGTCCGATGATTTTACCGTATAATCACCCCCAACACCCAATTTTAGGGTTTTAAGACTTACATCACGATGGTAGACCTCTGCTTCAGCCAAAAACTTTTTATCAATCAAAGACTGAATAGATTCCCCGACAATTAATTTTTTATAATGATCTTTCATCGGAAGCTTAATATTGGAACTCAAGGGTGTTGCAGTTACTCCTAAAATAATTGCGTTTTTAAAATATTTAAATAATTTTCGAAATGAATTGTAGTGTGCTTCATCTATAATAACAAGACCAATATTATTAATCTCAACTTTATCTTCTTGCAACCTATTGTTAAGGGTTTCGACCATAGCCACAAAGCACATATAATCGTCTTGGTCTACGAGCTCTTTAACACTACTGTTGATAATTTTATTCTTTACGCCAAAACCTTTCAACATTTTTGAAGTTTGTACCCCCAATTCTATTCTATGGGTTAGTACGACTACTTTTTTATTTCTTTCCGTAATAAAACGTCTTGCTATTTCAGAAAAAACAACAGTTTTACCACCTCCCGTAGGAAGTTGATACAATACATTAACATCTTCAGGAGATTCATTAAAATACTCAAAAATGGCATTCAAATCTTCTTTTTGATAGTGGTAAAGTTCTTTTTCTGAAGTATCTTTTTCTAGTTTCAAAGGCAATAACAAGCGTTAAAAAGTTAGTTGATGTTTTAAGGGTTTAAAACCAAAAACCTCAATCTTGCAAAACTAGCAGAAATTTAGGGTATAACCGAATTTGCAGCTCATAAAATAAAAAATTAATAGCCTTTATTTTTTGAAACAAGATTTAAAAGAGGCAACCCAGCTTGCATGCGTTGGTAGTTTTCTACAATTTGTGGCACTACAGAATTGGTGTCAGAAACACTTGCGTGGTGCGGTGTCATCAGTATTTCATCGAAGTTCCAAAAAAAATGATCTTTTGGCAGAGGTTCTTCATGATACACATCTAAAGAGGCTCCAGAAATATGCTGGTTATTTATAAAATCTCGTAAATCTTGATCCACTAAATGACCTCCTCTGGCTACATTAATGAGATAGGCATTTTTTGGAAGTTGTGA
The sequence above is drawn from the Cellulophaga sp. Hel_I_12 genome and encodes:
- a CDS encoding DEAD/DEAH box helicase, translated to MKLEKDTSEKELYHYQKEDLNAIFEYFNESPEDVNVLYQLPTGGGKTVVFSEIARRFITERNKKVVVLTHRIELGVQTSKMLKGFGVKNKIINSSVKELVDQDDYMCFVAMVETLNNRLQEDKVEINNIGLVIIDEAHYNSFRKLFKYFKNAIILGVTATPLSSNIKLPMKDHYKKLIVGESIQSLIDKKFLAEAEVYHRDVSLKTLKLGVGGDYTVKSSDELYGNFNMLSKLVSAYEDIAKGTKTLIFNNGINTSLYVYETFKKAGYNIRHLDNKNNATERKEILSWFSKTPDAILTSVSILTTGFDEPTVETILLNRATKSLTLYFQMIGRGSRILPNKNTFKVIDMGNNVARFGMWNAPINWKEIFLFPDFYLENIKNDEDIEREFVYEMPEELKAKFSKSTELNFDIKKEYKEVFAAGLKSKLVLERSIEQHAKICIENSEDVFDARILAKKLKDDIEYRVRLYSYCIMNNTKNYKEWLAEDYERKLRLKISQKFSSKL
- a CDS encoding glycosyltransferase family 4 protein gives rise to the protein MQQNRGTVLFIGVHWPEPSTGAGTRMLQLINFFSTTGYQVVFASSAAETELSYALEELNVKREHIELNSSSFDVFISDLAPIIVVFDRFLTEEQFGWRVSEQLPKALRILDTEDLHSLRIARSEAFKNKIPFTIQAWLENDTTKREVASIYRCDMSLIISSYELSLLKDVLKIDDSIVFHLPFMVQRTSKKVLDAYPSFEERRDFMCIGNGKHAPNIDAVKWLKTQIWPLIHQQLPKSKLVIYGAYLSQQIKEMHQPKEGFYIAGFATDLEGTFTKARINLAPLRFGAGQKAKLLDAMCFGTPSITTFIGVEGMTNGLAFNGIIANDTAAFANAAVSLYSDKDQFLKAQQNGYQIVANNFDTVRLSKELETTISKILKNLKKHREFNFIGSLLRHQSLQSTKYMSKWIEEKAKIKKA
- the dnaK gene encoding molecular chaperone DnaK — its product is MSKIIGIDLGTTNSCVSVMEGNEAVVIPNAEGKRTTPSVIAFVEGGEIKVGDPAKRQAVTNPTKTIYSIKRFMGNKFSESSAEAKRVPYKVVKGDNDTPRVDIDGRLYTPQELSAMILQKMKKTAEDYLGQTVTRAVITVPAYFNDAQRQATKEAGEIAGLTVERIINEPTAASLAYGMDKKSTDQKIVVFDFGGGTHDVSILELGDGVFEVLSTDGDTHLGGDDVDQKIIDWLADEFKKDESIDLRDDAMALQRLREAAEKAKIELSSSAQTEINLPYVTATSSGPKHLVRTLTLAKFNQLIDDLVKRTIEPCATALKAAGLSKSDIDEIILVGGSTRIPAVQEAVEKFFGKKPSKGVNPDEVVAVGAAIQGGVLTGDVKDVLLLDVTPLSLGIETMGGVMTKLIEANTTIPTKKSQVFSTAADNQPSVEIHVLQGERPMAADNKNIGRFHLDGIPPAQRGVPQIEVTFDIDANGIIKVSATDKATNKTQDIRIEASSGLTEEEIKKMKADAEANAESDKKAKETADKLNEADGMIFQTEKQLTEFGEKLSDDKKKPIEDALEELKKAYEAKDLALITPALDKINEAWKVASEEMYKAQADTQGGAAPGSDTADAGANAAEGDNVEDVDFEEVK